In one Cronobacter dublinensis subsp. dublinensis LMG 23823 genomic region, the following are encoded:
- a CDS encoding CidB/LrgB family autolysis modulator produces MIQNIWWSLPLTLLVFFAARRLAARLKSPLLNPLLVCMVVLIPFLMLTGIPYERYFQGSRVLNDLLQPAVVALAFPLYEQLHQIRARWKSIITICFAGSVVAMVTGTSIALLMGASPEIAASVLPKSVTTPIAMAVGGSLGGIPAISAVCVIFVGILGAVFGHALLNVMRIKTKSARGLAMGTASHALGTARCAEMDYQEGAFSSLALVICGIITSLLAPFLFPLIMALWR; encoded by the coding sequence ATGATCCAGAATATCTGGTGGTCGCTGCCGTTAACGCTGCTGGTGTTTTTCGCCGCCCGCAGGCTGGCCGCGCGTCTCAAAAGCCCGCTGCTAAACCCGCTGCTGGTCTGCATGGTGGTGCTGATCCCTTTTCTGATGCTGACCGGCATCCCGTATGAGCGCTATTTTCAGGGCAGCCGCGTGTTAAATGATCTACTGCAACCCGCCGTCGTGGCGCTGGCGTTCCCGCTGTATGAACAGCTGCACCAGATCCGCGCGCGCTGGAAATCCATCATTACTATCTGCTTTGCGGGCAGCGTGGTGGCGATGGTGACCGGCACCTCGATTGCACTGTTGATGGGCGCGAGCCCGGAGATAGCGGCCTCGGTATTGCCGAAATCGGTGACCACGCCGATTGCGATGGCGGTCGGCGGCAGCCTCGGCGGCATTCCGGCCATCAGCGCGGTCTGCGTGATTTTCGTCGGCATACTGGGTGCGGTGTTCGGCCACGCGTTGCTGAACGTGATGCGTATTAAAACCAAATCCGCGCGCGGGCTGGCAATGGGCACCGCCTCGCACGCCCTCGGCACGGCGCGCTGCGCCGAGATGGACTACCAGGAAGGCGCGTTCAGTTCGCTGGCGCTGGTGATTTGCGGGATTATTACGTCGCTGCTGGCGCCGTTCCTGTTCCCGCTGATCATGGCGTTATGGCGCTAA
- a CDS encoding SDR family oxidoreductase translates to MSSVNKVAIVTASDSGIGKKCAIFLAKQGFDIGITWHKDDEGAKATAREVESLGRRAELIQLNLSNLPEGANAIQELIDRFGRIDALVNNAGAMIKAPFLEMTFDEWRSIQTVDVDGAFLCSQIAAKAMVKQGQGGRIVNITSVHEHTPLPEASAYTAAKHALGGLTKSMALELVEHNILVNAVAPGAIATPMNDMKEGDAKPGSMPNIPLARPGETEEIASIVAWLCSEGATYTTGQSFIIDGGFTLVNPQFKAQAS, encoded by the coding sequence ATGAGTTCTGTAAACAAAGTGGCGATCGTCACCGCGTCAGATTCTGGCATCGGCAAGAAGTGTGCGATTTTCCTGGCAAAGCAGGGTTTTGATATCGGCATCACCTGGCATAAAGATGACGAGGGCGCGAAAGCGACGGCGCGGGAAGTGGAAAGCCTCGGACGGCGCGCCGAGCTTATCCAGCTAAACCTCAGCAACCTGCCGGAAGGCGCGAACGCCATTCAGGAGCTGATTGACCGTTTCGGGCGCATCGACGCGCTGGTCAACAACGCGGGCGCGATGATCAAAGCGCCGTTTCTGGAGATGACGTTCGACGAATGGCGCAGCATTCAGACGGTGGATGTCGACGGCGCGTTTCTTTGCTCGCAGATTGCCGCGAAGGCGATGGTAAAGCAGGGGCAGGGCGGACGCATCGTCAATATCACCTCTGTGCATGAGCACACGCCGCTGCCGGAGGCGAGCGCGTACACCGCCGCCAAACATGCGCTGGGCGGGTTAACCAAATCGATGGCGCTGGAACTGGTGGAACATAACATCCTGGTGAACGCCGTGGCGCCGGGGGCGATTGCCACGCCGATGAACGACATGAAAGAGGGCGACGCTAAGCCCGGCTCCATGCCGAATATTCCGCTGGCGCGCCCTGGCGAAACCGAAGAGATAGCCAGCATCGTCGCGTGGCTCTGCTCCGAGGGCGCGACCTACACCACCGGCCAGTCGTTTATCATCGACGGCGGCTTTACGCTCGTGAATCCGCAGTTTAAAGCGCAGGCGTCTTAA
- the yohP gene encoding small membrane protein YohP, with amino-acid sequence MKIILWAVLIIFLIGLLVVTGVFKMIF; translated from the coding sequence ATGAAAATCATTCTGTGGGCGGTACTGATTATTTTTCTGATTGGGCTATTGGTGGTCACGGGCGTGTTTAAGATGATCTTCTGA
- the cdd gene encoding cytidine deaminase: protein MHPRFETAFAQLPAALQAALAPLLADPHFPAMLNNEQVADIRRQSGLDDDALAFALLPLAAACAQTDISHFNVGAVARGLSGTLYFGANMEFRGAAMQQTIHAEQSAITHAWMRGETGLAAITVNYTPCGHCRQFMNELNSGLTLRINLPGRAPSKLGDYLPDAFGPRDLDIKTLIFDTENHGYALHGDALTQAAIAAANRSHAPYSQSPSGLAIETRDGAVFTGSYAENAAFNPSLPPLQAALNLLCLNGYAWRDIQRAVLAERSDAAIVQRDATAATLNALGFAALERIALA from the coding sequence ATGCACCCACGTTTTGAAACTGCCTTCGCACAGCTGCCGGCTGCGCTGCAAGCCGCTCTGGCTCCGCTGCTTGCCGACCCCCATTTTCCGGCGATGTTAAACAACGAACAGGTCGCAGACATTCGCCGCCAGAGCGGCCTTGATGACGACGCGCTGGCTTTTGCTCTCCTGCCGCTGGCCGCCGCCTGCGCGCAGACCGATATTTCCCATTTTAACGTCGGTGCCGTGGCCCGCGGCCTGAGCGGCACGCTCTATTTCGGGGCTAATATGGAATTTCGCGGCGCCGCGATGCAGCAGACCATTCACGCCGAACAGAGCGCTATCACCCACGCGTGGATGCGCGGCGAAACCGGCCTTGCGGCCATTACCGTTAATTACACGCCGTGCGGCCACTGCCGTCAGTTTATGAATGAGCTCAACAGCGGGCTTACGCTGCGCATTAATCTGCCGGGTCGCGCACCGTCAAAACTGGGCGATTACCTGCCGGACGCGTTCGGCCCGCGCGATCTGGATATCAAGACGCTGATTTTCGATACCGAAAACCACGGCTATGCGCTGCACGGCGACGCGCTGACCCAGGCGGCTATCGCCGCGGCGAACCGCAGCCACGCGCCTTACAGCCAGTCGCCTTCCGGGCTCGCCATTGAAACCCGGGACGGCGCGGTGTTTACCGGCAGCTACGCGGAAAACGCCGCATTTAACCCGTCCCTGCCGCCGTTGCAGGCCGCGCTGAACCTGCTGTGCCTGAACGGCTACGCCTGGCGCGACATTCAGCGCGCGGTGCTCGCCGAGCGGAGCGACGCCGCTATCGTACAGCGCGACGCTACCGCCGCAACCCTCAACGCGCTGGGCTTCGCCGCCCTTGAACGCATCGCGCTTGCCTAA
- a CDS encoding LysR family transcriptional regulator produces MTIKENDFRKIDLNLLIAFAVLFREQSVSMAADKLHLGQPAVSGALSRLRDMFDDPLFIRSGHRMQPTARAVALHAELMPLLEQLQSALFQQADFHPQQASATITLGMTDWVEMWLMPQLIPALRDAAPGLRLSVVASSPFSDARRLEEGELDMAISVAPAGPRWLERDVLVSMPFVTLWHPSQLTLNTPLTLADYVREPHLMVTYREATSSLIDTLLARQGERRNVCYTTPHFAGLPGLLLQMPALATVPAGLCDPWQTAWGLAASPVPLDVPPFEVALHWHQRHNSDPALMWLRGFIRSLLAGGETISGG; encoded by the coding sequence ATGACTATCAAAGAAAACGATTTCCGCAAAATCGACCTTAACCTGCTCATCGCCTTCGCCGTGCTGTTTCGCGAGCAGAGCGTGTCGATGGCGGCCGATAAACTGCACCTCGGGCAGCCCGCCGTGAGCGGCGCGCTCTCGCGCCTGCGCGATATGTTCGACGACCCGCTGTTTATCCGCAGCGGCCACCGGATGCAGCCGACGGCGCGCGCGGTCGCCCTGCATGCCGAGCTGATGCCGCTGCTGGAGCAGCTGCAGTCGGCGCTGTTCCAGCAGGCCGATTTTCATCCGCAGCAGGCCAGCGCCACCATTACGCTTGGCATGACCGACTGGGTGGAGATGTGGCTGATGCCGCAGCTGATCCCGGCACTGCGCGATGCCGCGCCGGGGCTGCGTCTGAGCGTGGTGGCGAGTTCGCCTTTCAGCGACGCGCGGCGTCTGGAGGAGGGCGAGCTGGATATGGCGATAAGCGTGGCGCCGGCCGGGCCGCGCTGGCTGGAGCGCGACGTACTGGTCAGCATGCCTTTCGTCACGCTCTGGCACCCGTCGCAGCTTACGCTTAACACGCCGCTGACGCTTGCCGATTACGTGCGTGAACCGCATCTGATGGTGACATACCGGGAAGCGACCAGCAGTCTTATCGACACCCTGCTGGCACGTCAGGGCGAGCGGCGCAACGTCTGTTACACCACGCCGCACTTTGCGGGCCTGCCGGGGCTTTTGCTGCAAATGCCCGCGCTTGCTACCGTGCCCGCGGGCCTGTGCGACCCGTGGCAGACGGCGTGGGGGCTTGCCGCGAGCCCGGTGCCGCTGGACGTGCCGCCGTTCGAGGTGGCGCTGCACTGGCATCAGCGCCATAACAGCGATCCGGCGCTGATGTGGCTGCGCGGGTTTATCCGCTCGCTGCTTGCGGGCGGCGAGACAATCAGTGGCGGTTGA
- the sanA gene encoding outer membrane permeability protein SanA, with the protein MLKRLLYSLLALIGVLLLTALLLDRWISWKTAPYVYDELQDLPWRQVGVVLGTAKYYRTGVINQYYRYRIQGALNAYNSGKVNYLLLSGDNAQQSYNEPMTMRKDLIAAGVDPADIVLDYAGFRTLDSIVRTRRVFDTNDFIIITQRFHCERALFIALHMGIQAQCYAVPSPKNMLSVRVREFGARLGALADLYIFKREPRFLGPLVPIPALHEVPDDAQGYPAVTPEQMLELQKKK; encoded by the coding sequence ATGTTAAAGCGTTTGTTATACAGCCTGCTGGCCCTGATTGGCGTACTGCTGTTAACGGCGTTGCTGCTCGACCGCTGGATAAGCTGGAAAACCGCGCCCTATGTCTATGACGAATTGCAGGATTTACCCTGGCGTCAGGTCGGCGTGGTGCTCGGCACCGCCAAATATTACCGCACCGGCGTGATTAACCAGTATTACCGCTACCGCATTCAGGGCGCGCTGAACGCCTATAACAGCGGCAAGGTGAATTATCTGCTGCTGAGCGGCGACAATGCCCAGCAGAGCTATAACGAGCCGATGACGATGCGCAAAGATTTAATCGCCGCAGGCGTCGATCCGGCGGACATCGTGCTTGATTACGCTGGTTTTCGTACGCTCGATTCCATCGTGCGCACGCGTCGGGTGTTCGATACCAACGATTTCATCATTATTACCCAGCGCTTCCATTGCGAGCGCGCGCTGTTTATCGCGCTGCACATGGGTATTCAGGCGCAGTGTTACGCCGTGCCGTCGCCAAAAAATATGCTGTCGGTACGGGTGCGCGAGTTCGGCGCACGTTTAGGCGCGCTCGCCGATCTCTATATCTTCAAGCGCGAACCGCGCTTCCTCGGCCCGCTGGTGCCGATCCCCGCCCTTCATGAAGTGCCCGACGACGCGCAGGGCTACCCCGCCGTTACGCCGGAGCAGATGCTCGAATTGCAGAAGAAGAAGTAA
- a CDS encoding CidA/LrgA family protein: MSTMLTSLWQLVRAFILIYTCLYAGIALAALLPITIPGSIIGMLILFLLLAFQILPAKWVQPACHLLIRYMALLFVPVGIGVMQYFDVLQAQFGPVVVSCFISTLVVFMVVSWSSHLAHGERKVIGQKGSREK; the protein is encoded by the coding sequence ATGAGCACAATGCTGACTTCTCTCTGGCAACTGGTTCGCGCTTTTATTTTGATTTACACCTGCCTTTATGCAGGTATCGCGCTCGCCGCGCTGCTGCCGATTACCATTCCCGGCAGCATCATCGGCATGCTGATTCTTTTTCTGCTGCTCGCGTTTCAGATCCTCCCCGCGAAATGGGTGCAGCCCGCCTGTCATCTGCTGATCCGCTATATGGCGCTGCTGTTCGTGCCGGTGGGTATCGGTGTGATGCAATATTTCGACGTGCTGCAGGCGCAGTTCGGGCCGGTAGTGGTCTCCTGTTTTATCAGTACGCTGGTGGTGTTTATGGTGGTGAGCTGGAGCTCGCATCTGGCGCACGGCGAGCGCAAAGTCATTGGCCAGAAAGGGAGCCGTGAAAAATGA
- the mglC gene encoding galactose/methyl galactoside ABC transporter permease MglC, translated as MSALNKKSFLTYLKEGGIYVVLLVLLAIIIFQDPTFLSLLNLSNILTQSSVRIIIALGVAGLIVTQGTDLSAGRQVGLAAVVAATLLQSMENANKVFPEMATMPIPLVILIVCAIGAVIGLVNGIIIAYLNVTPFITTLGTMIIVYGINSLYYDFVGASPISGFDSGFSTFTQGFVALGSFRLSYITFYALIAVAFVWILWNKTRFGKNIFAIGGNPEAAKVSGVNVALNLLMIYALSGVFYAFGGMLEAGRIGSATNNLGFMYELDAIAACVVGGVSFSGGVGTVLGVVTGVIIFTVINYGLTYIGINPYWQYIIKGGIIIFAVALDSLKYARKK; from the coding sequence ATGAGTGCGTTAAATAAGAAGAGTTTTCTCACTTATCTGAAAGAAGGCGGTATTTACGTCGTCCTTTTAGTGTTGCTGGCCATTATTATTTTCCAGGATCCAACGTTTTTAAGTCTGCTGAACTTAAGTAACATTCTGACCCAGTCATCGGTGCGTATTATTATCGCGCTCGGCGTGGCGGGGCTGATTGTCACCCAGGGGACCGACCTTTCCGCAGGGCGCCAGGTGGGCCTCGCGGCGGTTGTCGCGGCGACACTGCTGCAATCGATGGAAAACGCCAACAAGGTGTTCCCGGAAATGGCGACCATGCCGATTCCGCTGGTGATCCTGATTGTCTGCGCCATCGGTGCCGTGATTGGCCTCGTGAACGGCATTATCATCGCGTACCTGAACGTAACGCCGTTTATCACCACGCTCGGCACGATGATTATCGTTTACGGTATCAACTCGCTCTATTACGACTTTGTGGGCGCGTCGCCGATTTCCGGCTTCGACAGCGGCTTCTCGACCTTTACGCAGGGCTTTGTGGCGCTCGGCAGCTTCAGGCTTTCATACATTACGTTCTACGCGCTGATTGCCGTGGCGTTCGTCTGGATCCTGTGGAATAAAACCCGCTTCGGTAAGAATATTTTCGCTATCGGCGGCAACCCGGAAGCGGCGAAGGTCTCCGGCGTGAACGTGGCGTTGAACCTGCTGATGATTTATGCGCTCTCCGGCGTGTTCTACGCCTTCGGCGGGATGCTGGAAGCGGGCCGTATCGGCTCTGCGACCAACAACCTGGGCTTTATGTACGAGCTGGACGCCATCGCGGCGTGCGTCGTGGGCGGGGTTTCCTTCAGTGGCGGCGTAGGTACGGTGCTGGGCGTGGTGACCGGTGTCATCATCTTCACCGTTATCAACTACGGCCTGACCTATATCGGCATTAACCCGTACTGGCAGTACATCATCAAGGGCGGGATTATCATTTTCGCCGTCGCCCTGGATTCGCTGAAATACGCGCGTAAGAAATAA
- the dusC gene encoding tRNA dihydrouridine(16) synthase DusC, which translates to MRVLLAPMEGVLDSLVRELLTGVNDYDLCITEFLRVVDSLLPVKSFYKLCPELYHESRTPSGTRVRVQLLGQHPQWLAENAARAVALGSWGVDLNCGCPSKLVNGSGGGATLLKDPDLIYRGAKAMREAVPAHLPVTVKIRLGWDSGARRFEIADAVQQAGATELVVHGRTKEDGYKAERINWQAIGEIRERLSIPVIANGEIWDYASAQACLAATGCESIMIGRGALNVPNLSRVIKYNEPRMPWPDVVKLLQKYTQLEKQGDTGMYHVARIKQWLGYLRKEYVEATELFSEIRALTTSAAIAQAINRH; encoded by the coding sequence ATGCGTGTGTTACTGGCGCCGATGGAAGGCGTGCTTGATTCTCTGGTGCGTGAACTGCTCACCGGAGTGAATGATTACGATCTCTGCATCACCGAGTTTCTGCGCGTGGTGGACAGCCTGCTGCCGGTGAAGTCGTTTTATAAACTCTGCCCGGAGCTTTATCACGAGAGCCGCACGCCGTCCGGTACGCGGGTGCGGGTGCAGCTGCTCGGCCAGCATCCGCAGTGGCTCGCGGAGAACGCCGCCCGCGCGGTGGCGCTCGGCTCGTGGGGCGTCGATCTGAACTGCGGCTGCCCGTCGAAGCTGGTCAACGGCAGCGGCGGCGGCGCCACGCTGTTAAAAGACCCGGATCTTATCTATCGCGGCGCGAAGGCGATGCGCGAGGCGGTGCCCGCGCATCTGCCGGTGACGGTAAAAATTCGCCTCGGCTGGGACAGCGGCGCGCGGCGCTTTGAAATTGCCGACGCCGTACAGCAGGCGGGCGCGACGGAGCTGGTGGTGCATGGGCGCACCAAAGAGGATGGTTATAAAGCGGAGCGTATCAACTGGCAGGCCATCGGCGAGATCCGCGAGCGGCTGTCGATTCCGGTTATCGCCAACGGTGAAATTTGGGATTACGCGAGCGCGCAGGCCTGCCTGGCGGCGACGGGCTGCGAATCGATCATGATTGGCCGCGGCGCGCTCAACGTGCCGAATTTAAGCCGGGTCATCAAATATAACGAGCCGCGTATGCCGTGGCCCGACGTCGTTAAGCTGCTGCAAAAATATACGCAGCTGGAGAAGCAGGGCGACACGGGCATGTATCACGTGGCGCGCATCAAGCAGTGGCTCGGCTATCTGCGTAAAGAGTACGTCGAGGCGACGGAACTCTTTAGCGAGATCCGCGCGCTGACCACCTCAGCAGCTATCGCGCAGGCTATCAACCGCCACTGA
- a CDS encoding MBL fold metallo-hydrolase, which produces MKTTAALLALFTLTFTAHVGAAPITPAQAPGYYRMMLGDWQITAISDGTVTIPADKLLTRIAPDALNARLADDALTPQVETSINTYVINTGDRLILVDTGAGPLMGDAGGHLPENLRAAGIDPANINTVLLTHIHGDHSGGVQRDGKPVFPNATVRVDQRDVDLWLNPARKNEVEESQRHTFAESERSLRPVIAAGKLSTFRAPVQIMPGIEALPAPGHTPGSVIYKVSRGGETLLLWGDIIHVKAVQMPQPQVAIHFDVNQDGAVAMREKTLKMAAQSNAWVGAAHIAFPGIGKIKAQGDGYRWVPVNYSSHGGR; this is translated from the coding sequence ATGAAAACGACGGCTGCGCTGCTGGCGCTCTTTACGCTCACCTTCACGGCGCACGTTGGCGCTGCGCCGATTACCCCCGCCCAGGCGCCGGGCTATTACCGCATGATGCTTGGCGACTGGCAGATAACGGCGATCTCTGACGGCACCGTGACTATCCCGGCAGATAAGCTCTTGACCCGCATCGCGCCTGACGCGCTTAACGCGCGACTGGCCGACGACGCGCTGACCCCGCAGGTCGAAACCTCAATTAACACCTATGTCATCAACACCGGCGACAGGCTGATCCTCGTGGATACCGGCGCAGGCCCGCTGATGGGCGATGCGGGCGGTCATCTGCCGGAAAACCTGCGCGCCGCGGGTATCGATCCTGCGAACATTAACACGGTCTTATTAACGCACATCCACGGCGACCACTCCGGCGGCGTGCAGCGCGACGGCAAACCCGTTTTCCCGAACGCCACCGTGCGGGTGGATCAGCGCGATGTCGATTTATGGCTCAATCCCGCCCGAAAAAACGAGGTGGAAGAGAGCCAGCGGCACACCTTTGCGGAATCCGAGCGCTCGCTGCGCCCGGTCATTGCGGCGGGCAAACTCAGCACGTTCCGCGCGCCGGTGCAGATTATGCCTGGCATCGAGGCGCTGCCCGCGCCCGGTCACACGCCTGGCAGCGTCATCTACAAAGTGAGCCGCGGTGGCGAAACGCTGCTGCTGTGGGGCGATATTATCCATGTGAAAGCGGTGCAGATGCCGCAACCGCAGGTGGCGATACATTTCGACGTCAACCAGGATGGCGCGGTGGCAATGAGAGAGAAAACCCTGAAAATGGCGGCGCAGAGCAACGCCTGGGTGGGGGCTGCGCATATCGCGTTTCCGGGGATCGGTAAGATAAAAGCGCAGGGAGACGGGTATCGCTGGGTGCCGGTCAACTACAGCAGCCACGGCGGGCGTTAA
- the mglB gene encoding galactose/glucose ABC transporter substrate-binding protein MglB → MNKKVLTLSAVMSCMLFGTAAQAADRIGVTIYKYDDNFMSVVRKAIEKEASASSDVQLLMNDSQNDQSKQNDQIDVLLAKGVKSLAINLVDPAAAGTVIEKARGQNIPIVFFNKEPSRKALDSYDKAYYVGTDSKESGIIQGDLIAKHWKANANWDLNKDGQIQYVLLKGEPGHPDAEARTTYVIKELNDKGIKTQQLQLDTAMWDTAQAKDKMDAWLSGPNANKIEVVIANNDAMAMGAVEALKAHNKSSVPVFGVDALPEALALVKSGALAGTVLNDANNQAKATFDLAKNLAAGKGAADGTNWKIENKVVRIPYVGVDKDNLAEITGK, encoded by the coding sequence ATGAATAAGAAGGTGTTGACCCTCTCTGCCGTTATGTCCTGCATGCTTTTTGGCACTGCTGCTCAGGCGGCCGACCGTATTGGCGTAACCATTTATAAATACGACGACAACTTTATGTCCGTCGTGCGCAAGGCGATTGAAAAAGAGGCTTCTGCGTCGTCTGACGTTCAGCTGCTGATGAACGACTCCCAGAACGACCAGTCCAAGCAGAACGATCAGATTGACGTGCTGCTGGCGAAAGGCGTCAAATCTCTGGCGATCAACCTGGTTGACCCGGCTGCCGCAGGCACCGTTATCGAAAAAGCGCGCGGTCAGAACATCCCTATCGTGTTCTTCAACAAAGAGCCGTCTCGCAAAGCGCTGGACAGCTATGACAAAGCCTATTATGTGGGCACCGATTCCAAAGAATCCGGCATTATCCAGGGCGACCTGATTGCCAAACACTGGAAAGCCAACGCCAACTGGGATCTCAACAAAGACGGTCAGATCCAGTATGTGCTGCTGAAAGGCGAACCGGGCCATCCGGATGCCGAAGCGCGCACCACTTACGTTATCAAAGAGCTGAATGATAAGGGCATCAAAACCCAGCAGCTGCAGCTCGATACCGCCATGTGGGACACCGCTCAGGCGAAAGACAAAATGGACGCCTGGCTCTCTGGGCCTAACGCCAACAAAATCGAAGTGGTTATCGCCAACAACGACGCTATGGCGATGGGCGCGGTAGAAGCGCTGAAAGCGCATAACAAATCCTCTGTGCCGGTCTTCGGCGTGGATGCGCTGCCAGAAGCGCTGGCGCTGGTGAAATCCGGGGCGCTGGCTGGTACCGTGCTGAACGATGCCAACAATCAGGCGAAAGCCACGTTTGATCTCGCCAAAAACCTGGCGGCAGGTAAAGGCGCGGCAGACGGCACCAACTGGAAAATCGAAAATAAAGTGGTGCGCATTCCTTACGTCGGCGTTGATAAAGACAACCTGGCGGAAATCACCGGTAAATAA
- the mglA gene encoding galactose/methyl galactoside ABC transporter ATP-binding protein MglA, whose protein sequence is MVSNNTQSPGEYLLEMTNINKSFPGVKALDNVNLKVRPHSIHALMGENGAGKSTLLKCLFGIYQKDSGSILFQGKEIDFHSAKEALENGISMVHQELNLVLQRSVMDNMWLGRYPTKGMFVDQEKMFLDTKAIFDELDIDIDPKARVGTLSVSQMQMIEIAKAFSYDAKIVIMDEPTSSLTEKEVNHLFKIIRKLKERGCGIVYISHKMEEIFQLCDEITILRDGQWIATQPLDGLDMDKIIAMMVGRSLNQRFPDRENKPGEVILEVRNLTSLRQPSIRDVSFDLHKGEILGIAGLVGAKRTDIVETLFGIREKSGGTITLHGKKINNHTANEAINNGFALVTEERRSTGIYAYLDIGFNSLISNIRNYKSKIGLLDNSRMKSDTQWVIDSMRVKTPGHRTQIGSLSGGNQQKVIIGRWLLTQPEILMLDEPTRGIDVGAKFEIYQLIAELAKKGKGIIIISSEMPELLGITDRILVMSNGLVSGIVDTKTTTQNEILRLASLHL, encoded by the coding sequence ATGGTCAGCAATAATACGCAGTCGCCAGGCGAATACTTGTTGGAAATGACGAATATCAACAAGAGCTTTCCGGGCGTTAAGGCACTCGATAATGTGAATTTAAAAGTTCGTCCTCATTCTATTCATGCTCTGATGGGCGAGAATGGCGCGGGCAAATCCACATTATTAAAATGTCTTTTCGGGATCTACCAGAAAGATTCCGGCAGTATTCTCTTCCAGGGGAAAGAAATAGATTTCCATTCTGCCAAAGAAGCGCTTGAGAATGGAATTTCAATGGTCCATCAGGAATTAAACCTGGTCTTACAGCGCTCTGTAATGGACAACATGTGGCTTGGCCGTTATCCGACCAAAGGCATGTTTGTCGACCAGGAAAAAATGTTTCTTGATACCAAAGCGATTTTCGACGAGCTGGATATTGATATCGATCCGAAAGCTCGCGTGGGTACGCTTTCCGTATCGCAGATGCAGATGATTGAGATAGCCAAAGCGTTCTCCTATGACGCCAAAATCGTCATCATGGATGAACCGACGTCTTCTCTGACAGAAAAAGAAGTTAATCATCTCTTTAAGATTATTCGCAAGCTGAAAGAGCGCGGCTGCGGTATCGTTTATATTTCCCACAAAATGGAAGAGATCTTCCAGCTGTGCGATGAGATTACCATCCTGCGCGACGGCCAGTGGATCGCCACCCAGCCGCTCGACGGGCTGGATATGGATAAGATCATCGCCATGATGGTGGGCCGTTCGCTTAACCAGCGCTTCCCGGACCGTGAAAACAAGCCCGGCGAAGTGATCCTTGAAGTGCGCAACCTGACCTCGCTGCGCCAGCCGTCTATCCGCGACGTTTCCTTTGATTTGCATAAAGGGGAGATTCTTGGGATTGCAGGCCTGGTGGGCGCCAAACGCACTGATATTGTGGAAACACTCTTTGGTATCCGCGAAAAGTCTGGCGGTACCATTACTCTGCACGGCAAAAAGATTAATAACCATACCGCGAATGAAGCGATTAATAACGGCTTCGCGCTGGTGACCGAGGAGCGCCGCTCAACGGGGATTTACGCTTATCTGGATATCGGCTTCAACTCCCTGATTTCCAATATTCGCAACTACAAAAGCAAAATCGGCTTGCTGGATAACTCCCGCATGAAAAGCGATACCCAGTGGGTTATTGACTCGATGCGCGTTAAAACGCCGGGCCATCGTACCCAGATTGGATCGCTGTCCGGCGGTAACCAGCAGAAAGTTATCATCGGGCGCTGGCTGTTGACCCAGCCGGAAATATTAATGCTCGATGAGCCGACTCGCGGGATTGACGTGGGCGCGAAATTTGAAATCTATCAGCTCATTGCCGAGCTTGCGAAAAAGGGCAAGGGGATCATTATTATCTCCTCCGAAATGCCTGAGCTGTTAGGGATAACTGACCGTATTCTGGTAATGAGCAATGGCCTCGTCTCCGGAATTGTTGACACCAAAACGACGACGCAAAACGAAATTCTGCGTCTTGCGTCTTTGCACCTTTAA